ATTGGTCATATCCCGGACCAGTTTGTTCACATTCTTTTTTACTATCAGAAGATCTTTGTCGCAGGGGTTCCGTGAGATGAATTTGTCGAGATAGTTTTGAATAAGTGTGGCAGGTGTCCTTGTTTCATGGGCCAGGTTTACAAAGGAGCTTGTTTTTTCTTTTATGGCAATCTGCAGCTCTTTGGTACGCGCATCTACTCTCTCTTCAAGATGAGCTTTAGTGGCTATAAGTTCATGATGTTCATCGTTGAATTGTTTTATAAGAGCAAGAGATGAGGATATTGCCATGATTATCATGCCTATGGTTATCACTAGCAGTTGCTCGGCGAGGGGATAACCTCTGAGATACATGATCGGAAATATTATGTAGGAAGAACAGTATGCAATTGAGCTGATACTTATTATCTTTTTGTTTCCATCCCGTAAATGTTCCTGTCCTTTACTGAAAAACACTGCAAGCATCAGTATCCACAGCCCTGCACCCGGAGGAAGGGTTAAAATGACGATTGCTTTGATCGGTGTATATGCATCACCTGACAGCAGGTACCAGATATAGCAAGCCGAGATGAAAATTATCATCGATACAGTATACAGGTAAACGTACTTTCTGATCTTTTTAAGGTCCAGAGCGGTATTTATAAAGTAGAGCATGGCGCAGATGGCAAAAGATGAGGATGTGTACTGGGCGAAAACTACCAGATGTCTCAAGTGGGGACTGCTGAAAAGAGATGTGCCCGGGAGTATACCCTTTACAACAGTAATGTAGGCACATGATAGTACCAGAATTGTGTAATAAAGATTATTTCTGTCGTTTTTTCTACCGGCGTATACAGAAAAATGGTGAATAGCCAGAGATATGTAGACACCGCATAAAAAGGTATAGAGAATTTCGAATCCGTTCATCTTCTTTGAAGTGAATCCAATTCAGGTTTAATGTTCGAAATGTACGTATTGGCAAGATCAGATTTGTTCTGAATTATGGAAAATGCTGCCTTTTCTCCTGAGATCAGGGCGGAGGTGATTCCGATTCCCCAGTTTTCTATAAGCCCGGACGCCTCTCCGGCATAGATCACGTTCCCTTTACCAAAGAATAGACAATCCGGCTCCATTCTATATTCTATGCAGCACCTTTCATCTCTGATTAATTCCAATTCAGGATCATATCTCTGTTTTAAAAAATCAAACCATCTCTCGAAATATCCGTCATATTTTCCAGTCCATCCGGTGCCGATAAAAAAGAGATCATCTTTAAAGTAAAAGAACGAGAATGCATTATCTGTGAATTTCCTGCTGATATTGACATAGTAAATACTTTTATCACATTCAAAATGGCCCCTGTATACTTTTTGAATGCCGACACCTGCATTTTTAGACAGATAATTTTTATCCAGAATTTTTCTCAACCTGGAATTAGCTCCTGTTGCGCAGACAAGGTATTTGCATCTGAAGGTGCTTTTTTTTCCATCAGTCAGGACATCTACAGCTACCTTATCCCCGATCTGATCGAAAGTTTCTACTGTACTATTACCAAGAAATTCAGCATCGGATTTTTCCAGCAGCCAGGAATCGAATCTTTCTCTATACAGGTTCAGGAATAGATCATATCCTTTGACACTGTTATAGTTCTTGCCTGTGCTGCTCCATTGAAATTCTATCTCTCTGTTGTTACACAGTATGCTTTCAGGTATTGGACCGAATATCCTCTGAACGGTGGATACTGCTTTGCTTGTGAGAAAGCCGCAGCATGGTTTTATCCTGGGAAAGTTTTTCTTTTCGATCAGCAGGGGAGAAATTCCATTTTGTGAGAGGATTTTTGCACAGGTTGAACCTGCCGGCCCTGCTCCGGCAATGATTACATCGTATTCGTCTCTCATGAGTTAAATAACTCTTCTCTGTTCCCGTTGCCGGGAGAGAACAAGTGGTTTTTTTTCAGTTCCTTTACAGATATTCCCATGTTCTTCAATTTCCTGGACAGATTACTGACCTCCACACCAAGTACATGAGCTGTATCTGTCAGGCAGTAGTTGTTTTTCTCCAGTTGATATTGAATGTACTGTGTTTCCAGTTCAGAAAGAGTAAATGACTGATTAAATACAGGCCGGTTTTCCTCTTTGGCGCCGGCTCTGATATTTAAAATATCCGATTTCCTGATAATGGAATCATCAGTGAGCAGATATGCCTTGTATATAAGGCTTTTCAGTTCTCTTACATTTCCCGGATAATCAAGAGAAGACAGGTACTCCAGACACTCTTTGTCCATCTGTTTTGTAATCCGGCCCTCATTGTTCGCGATTTCCGACAGAAAATAAGCCGATAAAATCGGGATATCTTCCCTCCGGTCCCTCAGTGGTGGGATGTAGAGGGATAGAATATTGAGCCGGAACCGCAGATCTGATCTGAATCTGCCGGTTTTGATCAGGGAATCCAGGTTTTTATTTGTAGCAGAGATTATGCGTACATCCACTCTCTCCGGTTCAGTGGAACCAACAGGCGAAATCTCGAAGTCCTCAATGGCCCTCAGTATTTTGGCCTGCTGGTTTAAAGGAAGTTCCCCGATTTCATCCAGAAACAGTGTCCCTCCGTCAGCCAGTTGAAATTTACCGGGTTTATCGATTAATGCTCCTGTAAATGCTCCTCTTTTATGCCCGAAGAGCTCTGATTCAAAAAGATGCTCAGGGATGGCGGAGCAGTTTACTTTTATCATCGGTTTATCGGCTCTGCTGCTCAGGAGGTGAATAAGATTGGCGATTATCTCTTTTCCTACCCCGCTTTCACCTTCCAGAAGCACATTGGCATTTGATGAAGCGTATTTGCGGGTGAGAGAAAGCACATTCTGCATCTGAGAACAGGAGTGGATCAATACGGTATTTCTCTGATGGAAAGCGTTGCTGAGCGATGCAATCTGAGATTCAAGAAGAGAGTAGTACTGCCTGTCTGCCCTCTCTTTTTGCAGAGCAGAATAGATTTCCTCAACCATTTCATGCAGTTTCTCAGGATCAAATGGCTTATTGACTATTTTGTGGAAAAGTTCATTATTGATTCCCTTTTCCAGAATCTCACGGGTGGAGAATGCCGTAATAAGCACTGCCTTGTAGGAGGAGAGATACTTTTTTGCCTCATAAAGGAGTTCAAGCCCGTTAATCTCCGGCATCCTGAAATCCATAAGAATGATGTCGAATTGATTCCCTGACCGGAGAGCATTCAGAGCCTCTGATGATCTGGAGCATGCTGTTATATGATAATTTTTTAGAATGCTGGAAAGAGTAAAAACTATCGCTTCTTCATCATCAACAATCAGTATGTGAGGTTTTTGCATAATGACTATAAGCTGTGAGATTGTCCTACCTTAAGGTTTTGGCGGGCTCAGGATTAGCGGGAAAGGTAATCCGAGTATTAACAAGCAGTAAAATAATAAAGGGGCAATCAAAGAATAAAGTCTTATCAATATGATAACACCTCTTTTATCAATAGGATAACTTTCCTCCTTTTTATAAACCTGAAACCTGTTTTTTTTAATTTTTGCCCCTCAAAAAAATTGGCATAGATATTGATTGGTTATCCCGCAGAGGTGTTTTAATAATATTTACCTGAAATAGTATGAGGGCTAAAGTAGGAAAAAGGTGGATTCAGGGTAGCTCCTGATCCACCATTTTTTTTTGTTATCCAAAGCACTTTTACCACTACTTCTTTCCTTCGAAAAGTAGAATTCCGGAATCAGTGTTTCTGCGTTAGGAAGCCTGAGTGTGATTCTCTGAAAGTCTACACTTCTGCTCCGCTCAACAACCGGGAGCTGAAACAACCGATGCCTATCTGTTTCTCTTTTTATACTCCAGGTACTCTCTCAGCACCGGAATATCAGCAGGTGCCCAGTCGAGATTTCTCGATTCTGATGCAGTTATAAAACGCACCTGTGAATGCTCAATCGGAAGTATAATACCAGTATTGATTCTGCAGATAAAGGGGATTAATTCGATGGAAATCCAGGGGTAATCGTAAACCACAGGACTCAGTTGATTTTCTATATCTATTGTTGCTCCCAGTTCCTCTCTTATTTCTCTCCGGAGCGCATCCTCCGGCTTCTCTCCGCTCCTTACTTTTCCCCCGGGAAATTCCCAGAGTTCTGCGTTTGTCTGGTTCAGATTGCGCTGTGCAGCCAGAAACTTGTTATCCTGTTCAATGATAGCGCAGACAACGGGAATTCGTTTATTCTGGTTCAACTCTCACCTGTATTGTACCGGAAAACCTCTCCGGGAGCTGGAAAATGCACATTTCTGAACCCTTTACTCCTCAATCCATCCCTGAGCGGTAAAGCCTGATCCGCATCACCATGTATCAGAAAAATGTGTTCCAGCCGTTCCGGTGAATTGAGTCCAACATAGTCAAGCAGGTTACGCCTGTCGGCATGTGCGCTGAAAGCATCCATGACTGTAGTCTTGCACTTGACTGTATGCTCCTCTCCGAATATCCTTACAATCCTCTGTCCGTCGATAATTTTCCTGGCGAGAGTTTCCCTGGCTGCATACCCCACGAAAAGCACCAGGTTTTTAGGGTTATGCACATTGTTACGCAGGTGATGCAGGATCCGGCCGCCTTCGGCCATCCCGGAACCGGAGATTATTACATGAGGGAATGTTACCGAATTGAGCCTTTTCGACTCCTCGACATCATGTACATACGATAATCTCCGGAATCCAAAGGGATCCTCATTATCGACAAGGTAAATTCTTTTTGTTTCTCTGTCAAGATAGTCGGGATAATTACGGAAAACTTCGGTTGCTCTGCATGCCAGAGGACTGTCAACGTAGACCGGCATGTCCGGGATTCGGTTCTGGTCAAAAAGCTTGTGCAGCACATAAACGAGTACCTGAGTGCGTCCAACCGCAAAAGAGGGGATTATAATTTTTCCTCCGTTGGATGCGGTCTCACGGACGGCTTTTGCCAGTTCCTCCTCGACATTGTCATAGCTTTCGTGAAGCCTGTTTCCGTAGGTCGATTCCATTATGAGAATGTCAAGTTCACGGAGGACGTTTGGATCGTGGGTAAGCGGCATTCCTGGCCGGCCGATATCACCTGTAAAACCAAGTTTGTAGGTTTTCCCGTTCTCGGTAATCTCAAGGTGTATGCCGGCTGAACCCAGTATATGCCCGGAATCCCTGAACATTGCCTCAACACCTGGTGCAATTGTGAAGGCACGGTCGTAGTCAACTCCCACAAACAGCTCTATTGCTGCATTTACGTCTTCTATGTTGTAAAGAGGCGGAATTTCCGGCTGATGACTGCGTCTTCTTATGCGGTTTACCCACTCAAGATCTTTCTCCTGAAGATATGCTGAATCCCTGAGCATGAGTTTGCATAGGTCAATGGTGGCGGGTGTGGTGTATATAGAGCCTTTAAAACCCTTTTTTACGAGATTGGGAATGTTGCCGCTGTGATCAATATGGGCATGGCTCAGAATGACCGCATCGATTTCTGCAGGATTGTAGATAAAATTCTGGTTTTTTTCATAGCTCTCCTGTCTTCTCCCCTGGAACAACCCGCACTCCAGAAGGAGTTTTTTACCATTTACACTTATCAGAATCTGAGAGCCTGTAACAGTCTGAGCGCCGCCGCAAAATTGAATCTGCATAAAGAAATCCTTCCATGAGGAGCCGCACGGTTTTACTGTACGGCAGTTTTGCCCTGCTTAAGAGTATCTGTTCTAATTGT
The DNA window shown above is from Fibrobacter sp. and carries:
- a CDS encoding NAD(P)/FAD-dependent oxidoreductase, which codes for MRDEYDVIIAGAGPAGSTCAKILSQNGISPLLIEKKNFPRIKPCCGFLTSKAVSTVQRIFGPIPESILCNNREIEFQWSSTGKNYNSVKGYDLFLNLYRERFDSWLLEKSDAEFLGNSTVETFDQIGDKVAVDVLTDGKKSTFRCKYLVCATGANSRLRKILDKNYLSKNAGVGIQKVYRGHFECDKSIYYVNISRKFTDNAFSFFYFKDDLFFIGTGWTGKYDGYFERWFDFLKQRYDPELELIRDERCCIEYRMEPDCLFFGKGNVIYAGEASGLIENWGIGITSALISGEKAAFSIIQNKSDLANTYISNIKPELDSLQRR
- a CDS encoding sigma-54-dependent Fis family transcriptional regulator, whose product is MQKPHILIVDDEEAIVFTLSSILKNYHITACSRSSEALNALRSGNQFDIILMDFRMPEINGLELLYEAKKYLSSYKAVLITAFSTREILEKGINNELFHKIVNKPFDPEKLHEMVEEIYSALQKERADRQYYSLLESQIASLSNAFHQRNTVLIHSCSQMQNVLSLTRKYASSNANVLLEGESGVGKEIIANLIHLLSSRADKPMIKVNCSAIPEHLFESELFGHKRGAFTGALIDKPGKFQLADGGTLFLDEIGELPLNQQAKILRAIEDFEISPVGSTEPERVDVRIISATNKNLDSLIKTGRFRSDLRFRLNILSLYIPPLRDRREDIPILSAYFLSEIANNEGRITKQMDKECLEYLSSLDYPGNVRELKSLIYKAYLLTDDSIIRKSDILNIRAGAKEENRPVFNQSFTLSELETQYIQYQLEKNNYCLTDTAHVLGVEVSNLSRKLKNMGISVKELKKNHLFSPGNGNREELFNS
- a CDS encoding (deoxy)nucleoside triphosphate pyrophosphohydrolase, translating into MNQNKRIPVVCAIIEQDNKFLAAQRNLNQTNAELWEFPGGKVRSGEKPEDALRREIREELGATIDIENQLSPVVYDYPWISIELIPFICRINTGIILPIEHSQVRFITASESRNLDWAPADIPVLREYLEYKKRNR
- a CDS encoding MBL fold metallo-hydrolase: MQIQFCGGAQTVTGSQILISVNGKKLLLECGLFQGRRQESYEKNQNFIYNPAEIDAVILSHAHIDHSGNIPNLVKKGFKGSIYTTPATIDLCKLMLRDSAYLQEKDLEWVNRIRRRSHQPEIPPLYNIEDVNAAIELFVGVDYDRAFTIAPGVEAMFRDSGHILGSAGIHLEITENGKTYKLGFTGDIGRPGMPLTHDPNVLRELDILIMESTYGNRLHESYDNVEEELAKAVRETASNGGKIIIPSFAVGRTQVLVYVLHKLFDQNRIPDMPVYVDSPLACRATEVFRNYPDYLDRETKRIYLVDNEDPFGFRRLSYVHDVEESKRLNSVTFPHVIISGSGMAEGGRILHHLRNNVHNPKNLVLFVGYAARETLARKIIDGQRIVRIFGEEHTVKCKTTVMDAFSAHADRRNLLDYVGLNSPERLEHIFLIHGDADQALPLRDGLRSKGFRNVHFPAPGEVFRYNTGES